A window of the Xiashengella succiniciproducens genome harbors these coding sequences:
- the thiL gene encoding thiamine-phosphate kinase — protein sequence MNLSSIGEFGFIKRFSGKFDDLLGPGSTGIGDDCAVIPVEGDGELVVSTDMLVEDVHFLRDKISSYDLGYKSLAVNLSDIAAMGGSPVASFLSLAIPPDLDLEYMDCLLDGYHDLSRRFAVPLMGGDTTRSGEKLVISVTILGKVAKGRARLRSGAQTGDIVAVTGKLGDSAAGLHILLNSLGCEGVNEQLVAKHTKPEPCVKEGSWLATQDGVNCMMDVSDGIASDIGHILNRSGKGAVIDLNGLPLSDELRTFCSDRQLDPYYFATSGGEDYCLLLTISKDLFDSVAKAYSREFSTCLYPIGQITDGSELTWKKDGKVLAKGPGKGFSHF from the coding sequence ATGAATTTATCTTCAATAGGGGAATTTGGCTTTATCAAAAGGTTTTCCGGTAAGTTTGACGACCTTCTCGGACCCGGGAGCACAGGCATTGGAGATGACTGTGCGGTGATTCCAGTGGAAGGGGACGGTGAACTTGTGGTAAGTACCGATATGCTAGTGGAGGATGTACATTTTCTACGGGACAAGATTAGCTCTTATGACCTTGGATATAAGTCACTGGCCGTTAATCTAAGCGATATTGCCGCTATGGGAGGCAGTCCTGTTGCTTCATTTTTGTCACTGGCAATTCCGCCTGATCTGGACCTTGAGTATATGGACTGTCTGCTTGACGGATACCATGATTTGAGCCGCAGATTCGCTGTTCCTCTTATGGGTGGTGATACAACCCGCTCTGGTGAGAAGCTGGTTATTAGCGTTACCATCCTTGGTAAGGTTGCCAAAGGCAGAGCTCGTCTTCGTTCAGGGGCCCAAACCGGAGATATAGTGGCTGTTACTGGCAAATTGGGTGATTCAGCTGCCGGACTTCATATTCTGCTTAACAGTTTGGGGTGTGAAGGAGTAAATGAGCAACTTGTTGCAAAACACACCAAACCGGAGCCCTGCGTTAAAGAAGGAAGCTGGCTTGCCACTCAGGATGGGGTAAATTGTATGATGGATGTAAGTGATGGTATTGCGTCTGATATTGGCCATATCCTTAACAGATCAGGTAAGGGAGCAGTCATAGACCTGAATGGCCTTCCTCTCTCAGATGAACTCAGAACTTTTTGTAGTGACAGACAGTTAGACCCGTATTATTTTGCGACTTCCGGAGGTGAAGATTACTGCCTCCTGCTGACTATTAGTAAGGATCTCTTTGATTCTGTTGCTAAAGCATATTCACGGGAGTTTTCAACCTGCCTCTATCCTATTGGACAAATTACAGATGGCAGTGAATTGACCTGGAAAAAGGATGGTAAAGTTCTTGCAAAAGGTCCCGGAAAAGGTTTTAGCCATTTCTGA
- a CDS encoding dipeptidase, with product MIGKRAFAILLLTVGVTGGFNTSEACTNVLVTKGASVDGSTIISYSADSHDLYGELYYWPGREWPEGEMLNVYEWDTGKYLGQIPQARKTYTVIGNMNEHQLTIAETTFGGRSELVDTTGIIDYGSLIYITLQRARTAREAISIMADLTEQYGYYSSGESFSIADPNEVWILEMIGKGSENKGTVWVAVRIPDGYVSAHANQARITTFNRKDKENVMYSKDVIKFASEKGYFDGKDDEFSFADAYAPLDFEAVRFCEARVWSAFRNVNSEMDKYVDFALGKSDERLPLFIKPEKKVSVRDVQNIMRDTYEGTPLSMSQDPGAGPYSAPYRWRPLTWEVDGETYFNERAIATQQTGFTFVAQMRSWLPNPVGGILWFGVDDANMTVFVPMYMGMTSIPENYAQGEADLLTFSWNSAFWVFNWVANQAYNRYSHMITDIRKVQTELEDKFELYGPIIDEAAAKLYKANPEYAKAFLTDYSHEQSRQTVDKWKKLGEFLMVKYLDGNLHPEKNGVFLRNEHGNPAHAEFPGYSQDYYKRIVEETKDRLKVLDKKYY from the coding sequence ATGATTGGAAAAAGAGCTTTTGCTATTCTCCTTCTGACTGTTGGAGTGACGGGAGGATTTAACACTAGTGAGGCCTGCACAAATGTGCTGGTTACAAAGGGAGCCTCGGTTGACGGTTCAACCATAATTTCTTATTCAGCGGATTCGCATGATCTGTATGGTGAACTATATTACTGGCCCGGAAGGGAATGGCCTGAGGGTGAGATGCTAAACGTTTATGAATGGGATACCGGTAAATACCTTGGTCAGATACCACAGGCAAGGAAGACCTATACTGTTATTGGCAATATGAATGAACACCAGCTTACAATAGCCGAAACAACTTTCGGCGGACGAAGCGAACTGGTTGACACAACAGGTATTATTGATTACGGAAGTCTTATCTATATTACTCTGCAGAGAGCTCGTACCGCACGTGAAGCTATCAGCATTATGGCCGATCTGACTGAACAATACGGCTATTACAGTTCGGGAGAATCCTTCTCAATCGCTGATCCCAATGAAGTATGGATCCTTGAAATGATTGGCAAGGGTAGTGAAAATAAGGGAACTGTATGGGTTGCTGTAAGAATCCCTGACGGTTATGTGTCAGCTCACGCCAACCAGGCACGTATCACAACCTTCAACCGTAAGGATAAGGAGAATGTGATGTATTCAAAGGATGTTATAAAGTTTGCCAGTGAAAAGGGATACTTTGATGGTAAGGATGATGAATTCAGTTTTGCAGATGCATACGCTCCTCTTGACTTCGAAGCGGTTCGCTTCTGCGAAGCCCGTGTTTGGAGTGCCTTCCGAAATGTAAACTCGGAAATGGACAAGTATGTTGATTTCGCTTTGGGCAAATCTGATGAAAGACTTCCTTTGTTTATTAAGCCTGAAAAGAAGGTAAGCGTAAGGGATGTACAAAACATTATGCGTGACACCTATGAAGGCACTCCCCTTTCAATGTCACAGGATCCGGGCGCAGGTCCCTACTCTGCTCCTTATCGCTGGAGACCTCTGACATGGGAAGTTGACGGTGAGACTTACTTTAATGAACGTGCCATTGCAACGCAGCAGACAGGCTTTACCTTTGTTGCACAGATGCGTAGCTGGCTTCCAAATCCTGTAGGAGGTATCCTTTGGTTTGGTGTTGATGATGCCAATATGACCGTTTTTGTGCCGATGTACATGGGTATGACCTCTATTCCTGAAAACTATGCTCAGGGTGAGGCTGATCTGCTCACTTTCTCATGGAATTCTGCTTTCTGGGTATTCAACTGGGTTGCCAATCAGGCTTACAACCGCTACAGCCACATGATTACAGATATCCGCAAGGTTCAGACAGAACTTGAAGATAAGTTTGAACTCTACGGTCCCATTATCGATGAGGCAGCTGCCAAATTGTATAAGGCCAATCCTGAATATGCTAAGGCCTTTCTAACTGACTATAGCCATGAACAGTCACGCCAGACTGTTGATAAATGGAAGAAACTTGGTGAATTCCTGATGGTTAAGTATCTCGATGGTAACCTGCATCCTGAAAAGAATGGTGTTTTTCTGAGAAATGAACATGGTAATCCTGCACATGCAGAATTCCCCGGTTACAGCCAGGATTACTACAAAAGAATTGTTGAAGAGACTAAGGATCGTCTAAAAGTACTTGACAAAAAGTACTACTAG
- a CDS encoding metallophosphoesterase: MIDNTGERVYERLDIIGDIHGYYDELIDLLSAMGYHKVGGVWQHPLRCAVFIGDFVSRGPDTRGVLETIRLMTDSGFAYAVLGNHELNMIGYFTNGKDGRALYKPPESNKKQLDAIKAQFTGEKPLLKSYVKWLRTLPFYLEFDGLRIAHAYWSDAHISLISDTLAGGKLKKRMIKEIFSGKSNFAHAVRQTTRGIELNLPDNLIIKDSKNVNRKNFRIKWWEEPDGKTFRELSFGNRFLLPDYTVPQQVLQPFEVYNESKPAFIFGHYCAGQDAGVLKENLCCIDGCVANKGKLLAYRWDGERVLTPAKVTSAPVVV; the protein is encoded by the coding sequence ATGATTGATAATACCGGGGAAAGAGTATACGAAAGACTGGACATAATCGGGGATATCCACGGCTATTATGATGAGCTGATCGATCTGTTGTCAGCTATGGGCTATCATAAAGTCGGGGGTGTTTGGCAACACCCCCTCAGATGTGCTGTGTTTATTGGTGACTTCGTAAGCCGTGGTCCGGATACGCGGGGAGTGCTTGAAACTATAAGACTGATGACCGATAGTGGCTTTGCCTATGCCGTATTGGGTAATCATGAACTCAACATGATTGGCTATTTCACAAATGGCAAGGATGGCAGAGCTTTATACAAACCACCGGAATCCAACAAGAAGCAACTTGATGCCATTAAAGCACAGTTTACCGGCGAAAAACCGCTGCTCAAGAGCTACGTAAAATGGCTCAGAACACTCCCCTTTTATCTTGAATTTGATGGTCTAAGAATTGCGCATGCTTACTGGAGCGATGCTCATATTAGCCTTATATCCGATACTCTTGCCGGAGGGAAACTCAAAAAACGGATGATTAAGGAGATATTCTCAGGTAAGAGCAACTTTGCCCATGCTGTAAGGCAGACTACAAGGGGTATCGAACTCAATCTCCCTGATAATCTAATTATTAAGGATTCGAAGAATGTAAACCGTAAAAACTTCCGTATCAAATGGTGGGAAGAGCCGGATGGAAAGACCTTTAGGGAATTAAGTTTCGGGAACCGCTTCCTGCTGCCAGATTATACAGTTCCTCAACAGGTATTGCAACCATTTGAAGTTTATAATGAAAGTAAACCGGCTTTTATCTTCGGACATTATTGCGCCGGACAGGATGCAGGGGTGTTAAAGGAAAATCTTTGCTGCATCGACGGATGCGTAGCCAACAAGGGAAAACTCCTGGCATACAGATGGGATGGCGAAAGAGTGCTAACACCAGCAAAGGTTACAAGTGCTCCGGTAGTGGTATGA
- the ffh gene encoding signal recognition particle protein has translation MFENLSEKLERSFKLLKGQGKITEINVAETLKEVRRALLDADVNFKIAKTFTEAVKEKALGQDVLTAVKPQQMMVKIVHDELTDLMGGVSTDINIKANPSIILIAGLQGSGKTTFSGKLANLLKTKRGKKPMLVAGDVYRPAAINQLQVLGEQIGVPVFTQEGSKNPVQIAKDAIRDAKQKGCDVVIIDTAGRLAVDEEMMNEISAVKKAVDPHEILFVVDSMTGQDAVNTAKEFNDRLDFDGVVLTKLDGDTRGGAALSIRSVVNKPIKFVGTGEKMDALDVFHPSRMADRILGMGDIVSLVERAQEQFDAEEARKLQKKLQKNQFDFNDFLSQIQQIKKMGSLKDLASMIPGMGKAIKDMDFDDDAFKGIEAIIFSMTPDERANPAIINGSRRKRIAAGSGTSIQEVNRLLKQFEDTRKIMKMAGQGKNLTRALAGMQPGRRP, from the coding sequence ATGTTTGAGAATCTATCGGAAAAACTTGAAAGATCGTTTAAACTGCTAAAAGGGCAGGGCAAGATAACCGAGATCAATGTAGCGGAGACCCTGAAAGAGGTACGCAGGGCATTGCTGGATGCTGACGTTAACTTTAAGATAGCCAAGACCTTTACCGAAGCAGTTAAGGAAAAGGCACTGGGTCAGGATGTACTTACAGCCGTAAAGCCTCAGCAAATGATGGTCAAGATCGTTCACGATGAGTTGACCGACCTGATGGGAGGTGTTAGTACTGATATTAATATTAAAGCCAATCCTTCAATTATCCTTATAGCCGGTTTGCAAGGTTCCGGTAAAACCACTTTTTCAGGTAAACTTGCAAATCTCCTGAAGACAAAAAGAGGCAAGAAGCCAATGCTTGTTGCCGGTGACGTCTATCGTCCAGCTGCTATCAACCAATTGCAGGTACTTGGTGAACAGATTGGAGTGCCCGTCTTTACCCAGGAAGGCAGCAAGAATCCGGTTCAGATTGCAAAAGATGCAATCAGGGATGCCAAACAAAAGGGATGTGACGTTGTAATTATCGATACCGCCGGTCGTCTGGCAGTTGACGAAGAGATGATGAATGAAATCAGTGCCGTCAAGAAGGCTGTTGATCCTCATGAAATCCTCTTTGTGGTTGACTCTATGACCGGTCAGGATGCTGTAAATACTGCCAAGGAATTCAACGACAGGTTGGACTTTGATGGAGTTGTGCTTACAAAGCTTGATGGTGATACCCGTGGTGGTGCAGCTCTTTCTATCAGAAGTGTAGTAAACAAGCCTATCAAGTTTGTAGGTACTGGTGAAAAGATGGATGCACTCGATGTATTCCACCCCAGTCGTATGGCCGACCGTATCCTTGGAATGGGTGACATCGTCTCACTGGTTGAAAGGGCACAGGAGCAGTTTGATGCCGAAGAAGCCCGCAAGCTACAAAAGAAGCTTCAGAAGAATCAGTTTGACTTCAACGACTTCCTTTCCCAGATCCAGCAGATCAAGAAGATGGGTAGCCTTAAGGATCTTGCATCTATGATCCCGGGAATGGGCAAGGCCATCAAGGATATGGATTTTGATGATGATGCCTTCAAAGGCATTGAAGCTATTATATTCTCAATGACCCCTGATGAAAGAGCCAATCCCGCTATTATCAATGGAAGTCGCCGCAAGAGGATTGCTGCTGGTAGCGGAACCTCTATACAGGAAGTAAACAGGCTGTTGAAGCAGTTTGAAGATACACGAAAGATCATGAAGATGGCAGGTCAGGGAAAGAATCTCACAAGAGCACTTGCTGGAATGCAACCAGGCCGCAGACCATAA
- a CDS encoding bifunctional 5,10-methylenetetrahydrofolate dehydrogenase/5,10-methenyltetrahydrofolate cyclohydrolase has product MQLLDGKLTSAQIKDEIAAEVKEMLSRGKRRPHLAAVLVGNDGGSETYVSAKIKACESVGFASTLVRFDSNVTEEELLEAVDKLNKDPEIDGFIVQLPLPVHISEEKVTEAINPAKDVDGFHPQNLGRMITGADTFVSATPQGIMELLKRYNVETRGKHVVVIGRSNIVGRPLSILLSLKGNPGDATVTVCHSRTRNLQELCLQADIIVAALGVPEFLKADMVKEGAVVIDVGTTRVHAPETKNGWKLKGDVDFEHVAPKCSYITPVPGGVGPMTIASLLLNTLKAARKRD; this is encoded by the coding sequence ATGCAACTATTGGACGGAAAACTGACTTCGGCTCAAATAAAGGATGAGATAGCTGCTGAAGTAAAGGAAATGCTATCCAGAGGTAAGAGAAGGCCACATCTGGCAGCTGTTCTTGTTGGCAATGACGGTGGAAGTGAAACTTATGTGTCGGCCAAGATAAAGGCCTGTGAGAGTGTGGGGTTTGCATCAACCCTGGTCAGGTTTGATTCAAATGTTACTGAAGAGGAGCTCCTGGAAGCTGTTGATAAGCTAAACAAGGATCCGGAGATAGACGGTTTTATCGTTCAGTTGCCACTTCCTGTCCATATCTCAGAAGAAAAGGTTACCGAGGCAATAAATCCTGCAAAGGATGTTGACGGTTTCCATCCGCAGAACCTTGGCAGAATGATCACAGGTGCAGACACCTTTGTTTCAGCCACTCCGCAGGGTATTATGGAGCTCTTGAAGCGATATAACGTGGAAACACGTGGTAAGCATGTGGTTGTTATTGGCCGTAGCAATATTGTTGGTCGTCCTTTAAGTATACTGTTGTCGCTAAAAGGAAATCCTGGTGACGCCACTGTCACTGTTTGCCACAGTCGTACAAGAAATCTTCAGGAGCTGTGTCTGCAGGCCGATATTATCGTTGCAGCACTGGGTGTGCCTGAATTTCTTAAAGCAGATATGGTGAAGGAAGGTGCAGTAGTGATAGACGTGGGAACAACAAGAGTACATGCCCCTGAGACTAAGAACGGATGGAAACTAAAAGGTGATGTGGACTTTGAGCATGTTGCACCGAAGTGCAGCTATATCACTCCAGTTCCCGGAGGAGTTGGTCCTATGACAATAGCATCACTGCTATTAAATACATTGAAAGCAGCAAGAAAAAGGGATTAA
- a CDS encoding GIN domain-containing protein gives MKYITLVVALAITSFSGLRAQSIETRELAPFENLRISRGINVTLVEGESPMAEIHIENAPTSEVVIEQNSKELSIRMKGRTYGDEVAVNVYLHFQNLKNINILSGGGLYSQWDIELEKLRIEAGSNTEIELLELTIGELEISAATTEIELAGEANIFRLNATAGADVKAGEFHVKEADIRANTGADIEIWVTEKLKARLGTGSELKYKGNPPVVESSLSLGAKIDAVEDFWD, from the coding sequence ATGAAGTATATTACATTAGTAGTGGCTTTAGCAATTACCAGTTTTTCCGGATTAAGGGCACAGAGTATTGAAACAAGGGAACTCGCTCCTTTTGAGAATTTGCGTATCTCGCGCGGGATTAATGTCACCCTTGTAGAAGGTGAAAGTCCAATGGCCGAGATACATATAGAGAATGCTCCGACAAGCGAGGTAGTAATCGAGCAAAACAGTAAGGAGCTCAGTATCCGCATGAAAGGTCGCACCTATGGCGATGAGGTAGCTGTAAACGTGTACCTTCATTTTCAGAACCTCAAAAATATCAATATCCTAAGCGGAGGCGGGCTTTACAGCCAGTGGGATATCGAACTCGAAAAATTGAGGATAGAGGCTGGCTCAAATACTGAGATAGAACTCCTTGAGTTGACTATCGGTGAACTAGAAATAAGTGCGGCTACTACAGAAATAGAACTGGCTGGTGAAGCCAATATCTTTCGCCTGAATGCTACGGCCGGCGCTGATGTAAAGGCTGGTGAGTTCCACGTTAAAGAAGCTGATATCAGAGCAAATACAGGAGCTGATATTGAGATTTGGGTAACAGAAAAACTGAAGGCAAGACTTGGTACCGGTTCGGAGCTTAAATACAAGGGTAACCCGCCGGTTGTTGAAAGTAGCCTAAGTCTGGGTGCAAAAATAGATGCAGTAGAAGATTTTTGGGATTAA
- a CDS encoding DEAD/DEAH box helicase — translation MEQLIVVFAQKRNIGLTAIPYLAVIGDNKPIELLEHATPEHIRKDERRFTNDEKELINILSQISDQQLYRKFGREDSLRLFIDGLPGHKLLHSHILPFIDSVLFQAIKVLASSDVNAYYKDAAFGNLYNTDILNIPPLPAKALFYFMLKPEGLSYSLRILQEIPGQQAKEFSLKDREIGFICKRNAVIRIGNRIYYFDDIDHNKLKPFLDKYTIQVPSSRLDDYMKGFVANCIRTYEVIAEGFTIEESNDQPSPHLSLLKDLNLEPVVGLNFRYFNRVFLADNKASVFVDCIYKDGKYRFFRIRRDFGFEQAAVEKLHNLGLRRCGDALFKPVLEDEETGDARALARLAEWLRTNREKLEKEGFSINTEFEDRQIALDLPGLDIKSQEDNDWFDIHVSVRIGDFIIPFLKFRKNLIEGDPAYILPDGRLFLLPPEWFTRFSELFDYAKVEKDSIKLPRAHFSIMERVSSVNVNGHKSGENVVPVFPETSLPVGLNATLRPYQLEGYAWLNFLRENGYGGILADDMGLGKTLQTITMLLRIYQDDSGSVKRNEGSLPPSLIVMPTSLVHNWQAEFKKFAPALKIYNFTGGNRLRSKSIGRIFNHYHVVLTSYGILRNDIELLKHCSFHYFILDESQYVKNPSSKIYDAVKQVESRYRLSLTGTPIENSLTDLWAQMNLVNKGLLGSLAFFKRSFVQPITRQSDEEKELKLKKLIQPFLLRRRKEEVARDLPPLMEQTLYCDMTADQKSYYEKEKSGIRNTISKIFEAKDADQTKLLALQALTRLRQIANHPLMVDETYVGSSGKFEQIVDNLESIVSEGHNVLVFSSFVKDLEILERALKDRKLTYSMLTGATQERQKVIEEFNEKAPIFLISLKAGGVGLNLVKADYVFMLNPWWNPAAEAQAINRAHRIGQTRNVFVYRFISSDTIEEKIAKLQQRKTELADMFVNSNNPLSDLSKEEIMELLS, via the coding sequence ATGGAGCAGTTGATCGTAGTTTTTGCCCAAAAGAGGAATATTGGTCTAACGGCTATCCCCTATCTTGCTGTAATTGGGGATAATAAGCCTATCGAACTACTTGAACATGCCACTCCTGAACATATCAGGAAAGATGAAAGGCGGTTTACCAACGATGAAAAAGAACTGATCAATATACTGTCACAGATCAGCGATCAGCAACTCTATAGGAAGTTTGGCCGTGAGGATAGTCTTAGGTTGTTTATCGATGGGTTGCCAGGTCATAAGCTATTACATAGTCATATACTACCCTTTATTGATAGCGTTCTGTTTCAGGCTATTAAGGTTCTGGCCAGCTCAGATGTAAATGCATACTACAAAGATGCTGCCTTTGGAAACCTGTACAATACTGATATATTAAACATTCCGCCTCTTCCTGCAAAAGCCCTGTTTTATTTTATGCTTAAACCAGAGGGTTTAAGCTACTCTCTGAGGATACTTCAGGAAATACCCGGACAACAAGCCAAGGAGTTTTCCCTGAAAGACAGAGAGATCGGGTTTATTTGCAAAAGAAATGCTGTAATCAGGATTGGCAACCGTATTTATTACTTTGACGATATTGACCATAATAAGCTAAAGCCCTTCCTTGACAAGTACACTATACAGGTACCCTCCTCAAGGCTGGATGACTATATGAAGGGCTTTGTGGCAAACTGTATAAGGACATACGAAGTTATTGCTGAAGGATTTACGATAGAGGAAAGTAATGATCAGCCATCTCCTCACCTTTCCCTGCTAAAGGATTTAAATCTGGAGCCGGTAGTAGGCCTCAACTTTAGATATTTCAACCGGGTCTTTCTGGCCGATAATAAGGCCTCTGTTTTTGTAGATTGCATTTACAAGGATGGAAAATACCGCTTTTTCAGGATTAGACGTGATTTTGGATTCGAACAGGCAGCTGTTGAAAAACTGCATAATCTGGGGCTAAGAAGATGTGGAGATGCGCTCTTTAAGCCTGTTTTAGAGGATGAGGAAACTGGTGACGCAAGGGCACTGGCCAGACTTGCCGAATGGCTTAGGACCAATCGCGAAAAGCTTGAGAAGGAAGGTTTTTCAATAAATACTGAGTTTGAAGACAGGCAGATTGCACTAGATCTGCCCGGACTTGATATCAAAAGCCAGGAGGATAATGACTGGTTTGATATTCATGTAAGTGTGCGTATTGGCGATTTTATCATTCCCTTTCTTAAATTCAGGAAGAACCTGATAGAAGGCGACCCCGCATATATATTGCCTGACGGACGCCTCTTCCTTTTGCCTCCTGAATGGTTTACCCGCTTTAGCGAACTCTTTGACTATGCTAAGGTAGAGAAGGATAGTATCAAACTGCCACGCGCCCATTTCAGTATTATGGAAAGGGTTAGCAGCGTTAATGTCAATGGGCACAAAAGCGGAGAGAATGTTGTTCCGGTATTTCCGGAAACTTCTCTACCTGTTGGTCTGAACGCAACACTAAGACCTTATCAGCTGGAAGGCTATGCATGGCTTAATTTCCTCAGGGAGAACGGATATGGTGGTATTCTTGCAGATGATATGGGTCTTGGCAAGACTTTGCAAACCATTACAATGCTGCTCAGAATCTATCAGGACGACAGCGGCAGTGTAAAGCGGAACGAGGGTTCCCTACCCCCATCTCTGATCGTGATGCCTACCTCACTGGTACACAACTGGCAGGCTGAATTTAAGAAGTTTGCCCCTGCACTTAAAATATACAACTTCACAGGGGGCAATAGGCTAAGATCCAAGAGTATAGGCCGGATTTTCAATCACTATCATGTGGTTCTGACATCCTATGGCATACTGAGAAATGATATCGAACTGCTTAAACATTGTAGTTTCCATTACTTTATCCTCGATGAAAGCCAGTATGTTAAGAATCCCAGCTCCAAGATCTATGATGCTGTCAAGCAGGTAGAGTCGCGCTACAGACTTAGTCTGACGGGTACTCCGATAGAAAACTCGCTGACAGACCTTTGGGCACAGATGAACCTAGTTAACAAAGGTCTGCTTGGTTCGCTTGCCTTCTTTAAGCGCAGCTTTGTGCAGCCTATTACCAGACAAAGTGATGAGGAAAAGGAGCTTAAACTCAAGAAACTGATACAGCCATTTTTGCTCAGGCGAAGAAAAGAGGAAGTTGCAAGAGACCTGCCTCCGCTTATGGAACAGACTCTTTATTGTGATATGACGGCTGATCAAAAGTCCTATTATGAGAAGGAAAAATCCGGGATTCGTAATACTATCTCTAAGATCTTTGAGGCGAAGGATGCTGATCAGACCAAACTATTGGCACTTCAGGCGCTCACCCGCCTGAGGCAGATAGCCAACCACCCCCTAATGGTTGACGAAACCTACGTAGGCTCTTCCGGTAAGTTTGAACAGATTGTTGATAACCTCGAGAGCATTGTTTCCGAGGGGCACAACGTCCTTGTTTTCTCTTCCTTTGTCAAGGACCTTGAGATACTTGAAAGAGCCTTAAAAGACAGAAAACTAACGTATTCAATGCTCACAGGTGCCACTCAGGAAAGACAAAAGGTTATTGAAGAGTTCAATGAAAAGGCTCCAATCTTCCTTATCTCTCTTAAGGCAGGGGGTGTGGGACTTAATCTTGTAAAGGCTGACTATGTCTTTATGCTTAACCCCTGGTGGAATCCGGCGGCAGAGGCACAGGCTATCAACCGCGCACATAGGATCGGTCAGACAAGGAATGTCTTTGTTTACCGCTTTATTTCAAGCGACACAATTGAGGAAAAGATAGCCAAACTGCAGCAAAGGAAGACTGAACTTGCGGATATGTTCGTCAACAGCAACAACCCACTTTCAGATCTTAGTAAGGAAGAGATTATGGAATTGCTTAGTTAA
- a CDS encoding NAD(P)H-dependent oxidoreductase has translation MTHLIISAHPSPRSFTNYLASELESRYKAAGMSVVWRNLYKGSFKAVLDPDDLEALKTSDIPSDIKAEQELIRNADLISIVYPLWWASFPAILKGYIDRVLTKGFAFDYGPDGAKGLLQGKHVLIHTTMGNSVAEYNRKGLLEAFRAIQGKEVFEYCGMEVVGHQFYEEITSADKEKREEYLRCALNMYPEIN, from the coding sequence ATGACACATTTGATAATTTCAGCACATCCCTCACCCAGGAGTTTTACTAATTATCTGGCATCAGAACTTGAGAGCCGATACAAAGCAGCTGGCATGAGTGTAGTATGGAGAAACCTGTATAAGGGAAGTTTCAAGGCAGTGCTTGATCCTGATGACCTGGAGGCACTAAAAACAAGCGATATCCCATCTGATATAAAGGCGGAGCAGGAGCTAATACGAAATGCAGACCTGATTTCAATTGTCTATCCACTGTGGTGGGCCAGTTTCCCTGCAATACTCAAGGGCTATATAGACCGGGTATTGACAAAAGGCTTTGCATTTGATTATGGACCAGATGGTGCAAAAGGGCTCTTGCAGGGTAAGCACGTACTGATTCACACTACCATGGGCAATAGTGTTGCTGAGTACAACCGTAAGGGTTTGCTTGAGGCTTTCAGAGCAATTCAGGGTAAGGAAGTATTCGAATACTGCGGAATGGAGGTAGTTGGACATCAGTTTTATGAAGAGATTACATCTGCCGACAAAGAAAAAAGGGAGGAGTACCTGCGTTGCGCTCTTAATATGTATCCTGAAATTAACTAA
- a CDS encoding IMPACT family protein yields MADDVYRTIDGPAEGLYKEKGSKFLAYAWPVENEEEAKEYINELRTKYYDARHHCFAWQLGYDGMNYRVNDDGEPSGTAGKPIHGQIRSNELTNILIVVVRYFGGTKLGVSGLINAYKVAAADALANARIIEKTINKNIEIAFPYESMNGVMRIIKDEEPEVLSQDFNLSCRMLLSIRKGKSEQLKNKLQTVDGLIFEND; encoded by the coding sequence ATGGCGGATGATGTATACAGGACTATAGATGGCCCGGCCGAAGGGCTTTACAAGGAAAAGGGCAGCAAGTTTCTTGCCTATGCCTGGCCTGTGGAGAACGAAGAAGAAGCAAAGGAGTATATAAATGAACTGCGTACTAAGTATTATGATGCCCGTCACCACTGTTTTGCCTGGCAATTGGGCTATGATGGAATGAACTACAGGGTCAATGATGACGGTGAGCCATCGGGTACAGCAGGGAAGCCAATACATGGTCAGATTCGCAGTAACGAACTGACAAATATCCTAATAGTGGTTGTGCGTTATTTTGGGGGTACCAAACTGGGTGTAAGTGGACTAATAAATGCATATAAGGTTGCAGCAGCTGACGCACTTGCAAATGCAAGGATAATAGAGAAGACAATCAACAAAAACATTGAAATAGCCTTCCCATATGAGTCTATGAATGGGGTAATGCGTATTATAAAGGATGAAGAACCCGAGGTATTAAGTCAGGACTTCAACCTGTCTTGCAGGATGCTGCTGAGCATACGCAAAGGCAAATCTGAGCAACTTAAGAATAAATTGCAAACGGTTGATGGTCTTATATTTGAAAATGATTAA